CTTTAACAGCCTTGTGCGCTTGGACCTTTCGGGGAATTCCTTGAGCGTCTTTCCCTCCTCGCTGGGCATCCTGAAACTGCTCAGCCTGGACCTGCGGGACAACTGCCTCCCAGCTCTGCCGCCGAATGTCGCGCGGATGCCGCTGGGGAAGAGCCTGCAGGAGGTCTACCTCAGCCAAAACCCCTACAACTGCTGCACATTGGGCTGGTGGGACTCCCTGCAGCGGGTTGAGGGGTTGCACGTCCCTGACGGGCAGGAGATGACCTGCAGCTATGCCTCCCGCACGATGAGCCCCAGGGCGCTGCCAGAGCCCGTCCTGTGGAGCTGCCGCTGGCAAACAGCCAACCTGGCGCTCCTCTACCTCGTGCTGGCTCTGCCCACCTGCTTGACGCTCCTGGTGGCCTTCGCTGTTGTCTTCCTCACGCTCAAGCAAAAGCtgctgaaaatgttgaaaagccGGTGTGGGGTGTCTAGCCCTTACTGatggctgaggaggaggagggaggaagggctcAGGAACAGTGAACGTGAGTGGGTTGTCAGGATTACAGGCAATAAACCCTCCGAGGTGGGTGAGATGGAAGCTTGATGGATGTAGGACCAGGGggtgctgggagagctgctgtttctgctgtttctgctaCAGATGCCCTAAGGGTACCTGAAGGGTGTGGGGCCATGTCCCGTGATGGAGCCTGGGGCCGTGCTGGGCATCCTCAAGGGACACATTTTCAGCAGAAACCTTCAGTTGATGTTGGCGAGAGCTGAGTGGACACAACACCAAATGCCTCTTGGCTGAAGGGGTACGGACAGTTTCCCCCAGCATTGTTTCCCCTCCCCCCTTCAGGCAGTTCCTTTTATTTATTCACGCCCTGTAGCCAACTCTCCACTGCAAAACATCCTCCAGCTCTGCAACCAGCCTCCACAAACCACCCCAGGCTGGAGCAAGCATCACCTGGGCCCTGCGGAGAAGGGTCTCTGTGGTCACAGCTTCCCACGCTACTCTTGCCGGCACCAGCAAACTCGCAGGCAGCCCTGGGCGTGCACCCGTGTGTGTGTGCTGATAAGACAGGCGTTGTCCGCAGGGCTGAAAGACACGTTTTGGGGTGTTGTTGCTTGGTTAAGTTGCGATCCTGGTTAGAAAAGCCCATTAAAAATAGCCCAAGCTGCAATGCTGTAAAATATTGATTGAAAGACAGGAGAATAAATTATATCACGGGTAATATTTTACATcgatttctttttctccagcaacTGCTAGATTAAACACATGCAAAGGAGATAAACTAAGAGAAAGCCTTCCTCCTTGTTGTGCAAGCCCCACTCTCGCAGGCTGTCAGCTGCAGCGGCATGGGGGGGTTTCCTCCACCCAGCCCTGGTCGCAGCACGTACTGGCTCTCCCGTACCAGCAGTGCACTACCTGGGGAAGTGCCACTTTGTTCCTCGGAGGGTTACTGTGGATGGAAGTGAGAAGTGATGGTGGTTTGTGTTAACTCAAAAGCCCTGCTAAGAACCGGAGCGGCTTTATTCCTGTGGCACCATCAGGATTTTTCCAGTGAAACATGGCTCTGAGTTTAATGGGAACACGGTGTGGGGAAGCGAGTGGCAGCACCAGTGTGGGCATGCTGGGGACTTGCCCTTGCTTGGAGTTGGATGAGCTCAGCGGGGCGATGTGGGGTGTGCTGGGGGCTCGAGGCCCCACAGCCAGCCCAAGTGTCACTCGACCTTACACTGGAGTTGTCCTGGGAGGTGGTGGAGAGAGATGCCCCAGGCTGGTGTGGGGCCGGGAGTGATGCTGGGgtggcagtgcaggcagcatccTCCCCAGCACAGGTGTGGGGATGAGGATTGAGGTCATTGGTGAGCCTTGCATGGCTGATTGCTGTGCCAGGCTGGAAAAAACTGCGTAGGTCGGACCATGCTGGACCAGCTGGCAGCACCGCTGGGGCCAAGCGCTGGCAAGGCTCTGGAAACCCAGCTGTCAAATCTGCCTCAGAATATGGCTGCCTTCTGGTCCTATTTTAGACTGAAATAGCCAAAACCAAATCAGGCCCCAGCTGGGGAATCCCTCAACTTATTTCAGCTGTTCTTTTGCCTGTAAGCTGCATGCCCAAGGGACAAGAGTGACCTATAAATATGTCCCTGTGATGTCCTCCATTGGGTCTGTGCTGGCACTGGGTACTGCAGCCGCGTTTCAGTGTCTCCCCGCTGGCAGGGTGAACACGGTGCCCCTGTGAGCACCCCTCTCCTTGGGGCCATTTCCCCCCGCTGCGGGTGCTGGATCTGGCCTTGGAGGGTGGATGTGTGTGCTTCCACCACTGTGgccactgctgcttctccttttggcAGGGGGATGTGGAGCGCAGCCATGGGCGTGCACGTAGGTAGGAACCCCGGtgcctggcactgcctggggcgtGGATAAAAAATGGGTATTCTTGCTCATATTGAGCCAATGTGGGGGATACTCAACACTCCTCCATCACGGGAGGTGTTAGCAGCTTTGCCCAGGCACAAGGGCACGGTGCCCAGAAAACCGAGGCTCACTTGGAGCTGGTATGTGCAAGGGATGTCAGAGCAATGAGATGAACTTCTACTTCTAGAGTGGTTGACATCCTTACAAAGCTGCTGTTCATCATCTTTGCAAGGTCGTGGCGATCAGGGGAGGTCCTCAGTGACTGGACAAAGGCAAATGTTGCACTCATCTTCAGTAACGGCCAAAAGGACATCCTGGGGAGCAACAGGATGGTCACCTTCATGTTGGGAAAACCATGATGGAGTATGCTTTCTTGGAACACATTTCCAGAAGAAGAGGGTGGCTGGGAGCAGTTGGCATGGATTGACCAAGGGTAAGTCATGCCTGACCAATCTGCCTGCGTCTCACAATGAAATGGATAGATTTGTaggcaaggggagagcagtgggtaCCATTTACCTCAATGTCAGCAAGGCTTTCAATTCCATGTCCTGCAACGTTCTTGCATCCAAGTGAGGATGTCATGGTCTGGATGGGTGGGCAACCAGGTAGGTAAAAATCAGCTGGATGATCAAGCACAGAGGGTAGCAGTTAGTAGGATGTGTTCTACCAGGACACTGGTGAGAAGACACCAGGGGTCTGATCTGGGATCTGTCCCGTTTGATGTCTTTGTCCAAGGTCTGGATAAGGCCACGGAGTGCCTTCGTGTCAAGTTCACGGAAGAGCCCAAATTGGGAGGACCAATTGATATCGGGTAGGGCTGCCACCCTGAAGGACTGGGgtgggctggaggaaggggccaGCAGGAACCTCATGATCCAGGGAGGTGATTACCCCCCTCAACTCAGCGCTTGTTAGACCTCACGTAGACCTCATCTGGTGAGGATGGCCatgcccggggaggggggtgcaGGCAACCTCCTCCGAGCCCCTCCAGGACAAAGCCGGGTGCAGGCTGGCCTGACCCGGGGTAggctgggtgggaggagaggtCCCCACGGGTCCCCTCCCACACAAGTGGGAGATCTTTATATGCTGTTACGTTGCAATTTTTTACTGGAAACAGAGCAAGGCCTGTGCTGGAGATGTACACACCCCTTCCATTCCTGGGAAAGCTGAGTcaggctttgtatttttttttaatttttggcaaGAGAGGCACTGGcttccatttctcttctgaaGAATCCCTTGGAGAAACGTAAGCTCGCTCATCTTCTCCAGTGATTACAAAGTACAGTGGTTTAACTGATACTCATTTCAGATTTTTCACAGAACTGACTTGTTATCGTTTCAGCGTGTAGGAGGAGAGCTCTTCTAAACCCCAGATTCCGTGCTATGATGTGTCTTATTGATAAAATTGACGGGTTTTAATTCATTTGCGGTTGTAAGAAGGAAGACAGGAACTAAACCGGTCTTGGAGGCAATTTACAACTCCTCTTAGTTACCTCGGGCATCAGTCTGTTGAGCCACTCCACTCGGGATGAAGGCCCATCCCACTCACAACCCTCACAGCCATCCAGGTTCAGAAGGCCAAAACCTGGGAAGCTTTTGGAGTTGCATCATTTTCCAGAGAATCCTAAACTTAGTCATCCAATTCTTACAAGAGAGCAGGATTTGGCTGGTACAAATCAGCTGAGGCAGATGGTGGGATTAAAAACTTCAGTGGTATTAGTAAAATATTTGTTAGCAGAGATTAATTTCTCAGTGACCATCAAAACATTATGTGGAGGACCTTTTGCTGTAGATTTACTTGTCATGTCAGGTTGTCCCCTAGCATGATTTCGAGTGAGCTGGGAACTGTAGTCTGATGAGGCAGCAGGGGGTAAAGGGTTTGTTTTACTCTAAAACCACCCCCAGCCTTTGTGACTTTCTGCCATGCTAACTTTTTTTGGATAGTTTAAGCACATTTTCCCAGAACTGACCACTTACTGAGAAAGCATCATCCAGCAGTATAAGGAAGCAAAACACCTCACTTCAGCAGTTTGAaatcactgtattttcaaaagtattttcaagaCTAATTTATTTTCTAGATATTCCATTTCTTAAATACAAGGATTTATATTTGTGTAAGCTGAAGCTGGAGATTTAAGCATTGCTTAGGAAACATGACAGTAATATTCACAATGCAGTGTTGATTTATCCAGAAAGACTAATATATATTTAACATTCCAGCAAGTAATAACAAATACTGTACTTATACAATAAAGCTTTCAAGACATAAATATTTAACACTTCATTTTCAGACAAAGCTGAACAGAAATCACAGCAAGGGAAGCTGGTGAGGTTTTCAGCCAAAGCTGACTGAAATGTAAACAAATGAcagattaaataatttaaaattattttaggcaCTCATACATaggaaaaagctaaaaatacCCAGTAAGTTCAGCTGCCTGATTTCCATTTCATCCAGTCTGGCTTCTTAAACAAAGTTCACTTAAACCTGGAATTGCTGTAGCACTTTGGGCCTTGGGTTCTCCATAGCCAATGTAATGTGCATCAATTGCATGAGCTGAAAACAATGCGGTAGAATACGTACGCAGACATCGCTCTCTCTGTTAGGACTGCGAGGTCTGTCTCTGGACTGCCCATCCAAGGCATCTTTGTCTGGAATCAGATTTCTTCACCTGACTCTGCATCCCAGCCACAGGACTCCAGCTGCTCATCCTGTGGAAACTCAACCTCAATGTCGTAGATGAAATCTGGGTCAtccttcttcttcctgttcttttcgAAGAGCTCATCCATGATGCTCTTCCTTTTGGCTAGTTCCTTGTCATCTAGTTTGTTCATATCCTCTTCTGGGTCAATGGTCTCTTCCTGCCGAAACTTTTCCAAGCTCTCAGCCAGGCTCTCTCCTCCCAAATACCCTTTCAACAAACTGTACAGCTTCTGTAGCTGATGCAGCGAGACTCCTTCTAGGTATGCCTTGTGACGAGGGTTATTCTTCAGCTGCTCGGCAGCCATGCAGCAGTCTAAAGAGAAAGCCACGATGAAGACTGACAGCTGCAAGCAAATCTCTTCCCATAAACAGATCCTCTTCTCCCAAACCCTTACAAGCGAGACCTCCAGACTTAGCAGAGCCACCACCCAGGTTAAGACATAGTCTTGGGCTCCTCGGGGGAGAGAGTGTTACCCCAAAACAACCCCTCTTTGCACTCCCTGCATGCTGGTAAGAAGCTACCCAGCAGTTACTAAAAATGCTGTTGCCAACTAGCTGTTCCTCTCACTGTGCCTGGAGGGGACTTGGGGAATGCTACAAGTAAACGCACCACACCTGAGAACTTGGAGAAGTTTCTGATAGGCATGATGCGCTGGCGAGTCTTATCCTTGCCATCGTCTTTGTAGATCAGGATAATGGATGGAGGCTGAAAGCAGACGCCGCACTTCTTTGCAACGTAAGTCATTACAGTTCTTGGTACTGGCTGAAGCGTGGTCAGCTTTATCAGAGACGTCCTCAGCAACGGCAAAGCtcactgaaaaacaggaaaagaaaaaacggGAAAGAAAGTGTGAGCGTCTCTCGGTACTGTTCTTTTTATCAGGGTTAGAGTGACCCAAGGTCAGCAAAACCATGCAGCCAAGGTGTCAGTCTCCCCCAGTTTCAGTGGAAGCTGAACACGTCCCTATGTGCCCCGGGTGCCAGGGCGCAGAGTGACTCCCAGCTTCTGGGTTACACCTCTGCCACTACTTGGCCAGGATTACGTATCACGCCTAAGTTAATTCTTTGGTCTACCACCTAAGTAAAGTACTATGTAGTCAAATGATACctaaaagatggggttttttatatttattccttttttaaagtgaaaaatgtcataaaataGTAAATCAATGTATTACAGTTTCTTCACAAACAACATTTACTGCATCTTGTATCCATTGCTCTGGAAAGCCAGGAATCGCTTACCTACCAAACCCTTTTCTGCTCTAACCACCAGGCTTTTAACTTTGTGTTGCCCGATAGTTCATATGAAAGCTCCAGGTGTGACTTCGGGGAGAATCTGATTTTTCAGTAAAGATATAATGATACACTTTTGCTGTAAGCTGATTTGagcatatttggaaaaaaaatcttcagaaaaatgcagataaaacaaaaatttgaaatgtCTTGGAACCCCACTGAAAGAGTTTCCACAAAATTAAATCTGAATGTTGCAAGAGATGCAACAAAGACAGAATTCCATTATACATACTTGTGTATATTATAcatatttgctttgaaaagatacAAATTGATTGATATGGTTGAAATATCCTTTCTTTGTCTCCGTTTCTGTCACAAACCTGGGGATATCTCATACTCCTTATTTCATAAAACCTTGCATACATAATGTTGACGTATGTAACACTGgaattcccccttttctttttgaaagattttaagaGGAGGGGTACCTAGTCAGATTTTGTAAAGCTTTCTTACAGTTTCAGAGTGATGTCAATATAGCACCATATCTGTGACTGATGACAGATGGGACAAGGAGAGAGGAGTCTCAGGAATGAAGACCAAAACCAATTAAACTCCTTATTAGGCgacaatgaaaatattaattcatttcAAAGAGAGGAGATGATATTCAACTGTACTCCTTCTCAAACTAAAATGCACCATCAATGAAACTGAAAAGCTGAGAATTTACAAGTGacaaatggaaatgctttttacACAGCACATTACCGCCCATAGAGCTTAAGCTATAAAATGTTCATGAAGGTCAAGAATGTCTTAAGGTTTCAAAATGCTGAGTTGCTGCGCGTGTGCGCGGAGGAACCGGGAACTTTTGCATTACTTAAACAGGGGAGAAAAGGGGTTGGTGGGGAGGAAACGCTGACTGTCCCACTAAACATATGGCTGCATTTATATAGATAGCAAGAACATACTGTACAAACtagaatttcattttaaagttaaGGACTACTAAACTCTCATGTATCAGTGCGTTGGTCAGCTACTACATGAGTGAGGTTAGGAGGCTTATCCATAGTTATCCTTTTTACTCTTCTCTGAAGCATTTTGTCTTGCAACAGGAGAGGGGGAACATCAGTCTGACTGGCAGCagcaaattctctttttctgccttATCGCATTTGTCCGTCCCCAAAATGCTGTTGAGAACTCCTCAGCGTCAGCTCTGCCCTTGGCTCTGACACCTTTTCGAGTCAGATGAAATATTAGAGTAGACTTAAAGATCTAAATCTGCTGCAGATCCTCTTTCCCAGCTTAGTGTACCAACACTGAATGCATGTGTTATTTTTCCCTTGGCTTTAAATAAGTGAAAATATGTCAAAGGTGAAGGTTATCTCCTTCTCCAGTTACCCTACAAGCTGCAGTAAGGCAAAGTAAGAAATTATACCCCCAAAATGAATGTATGTCTCCAAATCAAGACAAGTTGCATTAATCTTCAAAAACTACTTCAAAGTTGAGTTGGAAAGTCTTCCTTCTTTGTTAAAAGCCACATAGGAAAGAGTTCAAATTTGCAGTAATTTTCTCAATACTGAAAATTAACTACAGCTGCTCtaccttttgcttttaaatagttcTATGAACCAGGTAGAAAACCAGAAGTCTCTCAAGAGCCACTTTCACTATCTTAAAATGAGAAACGATGCTTCAAGCTGAACTGAAATGGCTTTTCGAAGGGTGACTGACAGTCACGAGTGGGCCTCTATCTCTGCAACAGCAAAGAAATCCTTAGACAAGAAATACAAACACGAGAAGCAGCCATTCGGATCCGCGTAAAAGAGGGGAATGAGGTTTCGTATCTTCAGGTAATGCAGGCGGAGACCTTCGCTACCAGAAAAGCTGGTTTCAGTAGCTCTCAAACACAaatagatggggtttttttttggtttttttttccctgccaacTTCGGTGCTGCAGCATAACTGCTTCTGCCGCTGCAAGGCCGCTTTTCTATCGCTTGTTTCCGCCAGACGAGCAAACCCTCGGGGTCGGGCGCGGTCGAGGCCTACACGTTGCGAGAAGGGAAGCGGGACAGGACCGGGTTCGACCTTCCCGCCTCTCGCCCCTTCCCCTCACCTCAGGCGGCGGCCCGCGCCTGGCCCGCTCCGCTCCACCCGGGCCTCCCCTGCGCGGTTGCCATGGCTACGGCCGCGCCGTCGGGCCCTGGCGCCGAAGGCCCCCTCTGGGCTGTCCGCGCCAGTCGCCtgcggagcgcggcggcggctggCCAGCCCCTGCCGCGGCGGACCTGCGCACCGGGTGGAAACGGCGGCGAGGCTGAAGCGCCGGGGCAGCGTTTAGCGGCGGGTCTCGCCGGCGCCGCGGAGCGAGGCGGGGATAAGTCCCGCGGGGTCAGGCGGGCGCCGCGCgtcggggccggggcagcggcagcggcagccatGGCAGCCGGCCGGCGGGACGAGGCGCCGCTCCGAGCCGGGCTGGCCGCGCTCCTCTGCGCCCTCCGTAAGTGCCGGCCCCGCACTCCCCtgaggagagggaggtgctgagctcttctcccggGGATCCACGGGCGGGAACGCCCAGGCACGGGTCAAAACTGCGGCAGGGAGGGTTCAGACTGGACGTTTGGAAACATTTTGTTACCCAGAGGGTGGTCAGACGCTGGAAcgggcttcctggagaggtggtcgatgccccaagcctgtcagtgtttaataggcatttggacaatgcccttaataacatgctttaatttttggtcagcccCGAAGTGGTCAGGTCATCAGTTGGACTAGATGGGtcattgtaggtctcttccaacggAAATACTCTATTATTGAAATTAATAATAGAAGCAAGCAATTTTCCAGATTAGGTAACTGAAAACCAGCTGCAATACCTTCTGCAAAATTTCATGTAAAGCCAACATCACCTTGCTTTAGGTCTCCACTCAAGCAGATACTGATGTTGTGCATAAGATGACTGGAGTTTCAGATCTAAAAGGGAAATCCTGTGGAAacatagagaaaaaataaagacaagaatgGCTGTAACACAGAGTTCAGTGTTAAAATCTGGATCTTACAGGGACTGATCAGAAGTAGGAGATAAGGAATCACACctggaatgggggttgcagtggGGGAAAGTGGGGATTATTACAGACTCctcagtaaaaacaaaagcacactTTGGAAAGTTGCTCTACTgcgaaaaaaaagagagatacttCAGCCTTTGTGGTAGCCGGAGCTTGGTGTTCTACTGACAAAACAGCTGGTGGTCGTACTAAATTGAAATActgtttcccttttgctgtgagaGGTTTTGCAGAGGATCTGCTCATAGATTATACGACTTCACTTGTTAAAGTTGTCCGCCCATGTGATAATGATGTGTGC
The Harpia harpyja isolate bHarHar1 chromosome 12, bHarHar1 primary haplotype, whole genome shotgun sequence genome window above contains:
- the CEP19 gene encoding centrosomal protein of 19 kDa; this translates as MTYVAKKCGVCFQPPSIILIYKDDGKDKTRQRIMPIRNFSKFSDCCMAAEQLKNNPRHKAYLEGVSLHQLQKLYSLLKGYLGGESLAESLEKFRQEETIDPEEDMNKLDDKELAKRKSIMDELFEKNRKKKDDPDFIYDIEVEFPQDEQLESCGWDAESGEEI